In Gossypium arboreum isolate Shixiya-1 chromosome 3, ASM2569848v2, whole genome shotgun sequence, the sequence tacttatgaatattaggtatttttaccgattatgtcattttactcgtttttacgaaaaatcacttagcaaaagttgtttaacacaatctcaaactttaTATTCTAcagtaaaacatcaaaattcatacatatcatccatgggtaaaattttaaatataaaccctagctcaaaatattggtagaaataggtaaaccgagctacgaggatttcaaaaatgtaaagaacactaaaaacgggcatagaaatcacttacaatcaaggcttaaaagtgttcaaaccctagctatggaggagagaaaaattcagcagcaacttatggaaAAGATGATTAttcttgtgttatttttcccattttatttcatttaatatccaaatgaccaaaatgcccttccttactaaactttcaaaaattccatccatgtccaatttttgtccataaacttagaaattggtaaaattactatttaagacctcctaattaatatttcaaagaaatttcatactagaaacttttagaatgcaagttttgtaacttattcaatttagtccctaacttctaattaagcactttatgcatacaatttcttcatgaaattttcacacaatcatgcaatcatatcatagaccttaaaataatcataaaataagtatttctatctcggattttgtggtcccgaaaccactattctaattaggccctaattcgggttatcaCAAATAGCCATtcattaaatgatttataattttttaaacaaaggttaaaatagtaataatagaaTTAATGTGTAATTAagtaaaaacaaaatcaaatatggttttaaaatatGGCTTTGAAATTTTGACACTTCtctagcttgattgaggtatgtttcgagctcagtttttgatgatttttacgtttttgtgatcattgcttcgagtactaggTAGCCCGTGTCTTAATTtctgaaactgttaaagattttgagaaatgccattgatgaatccatgagtcttgtgatagttgatgatggaaatggatatttgttgatagattatcacattttgttaagtgatttttggtaaaaatactatttagggattaaattgtgaaaagtaaaATTTATGtggttaaaatataaaataaacgtgaaatatgggctgttatggagCCTATAGAAATTCAGCCAGCTTGGGTTTGAatttaattgtgtgaattttgtgattattgaaataatgacaaaattgtaagaaatgtaaaagtttagggccaaagtgaaaattggctaaattatgtgtttgtgggatgaaattgtttgaattggttATTAAataggttaattttgaatacatttagatcaagaaaggaggaattcggatctagatcgggggaaaactaaagttatcgactaaatgATTCGATTCGCTGTTtcagtatccgaggtaagttcgtatgtggtaaattcattatatatgcatgttaaatgttttgatatcacataaaatgtgattatgagattactgatagtattaaatagtgaaaacgACTCTACGAATGCATTTGATGATAGAATTAAGAGGTGTAAAAGCTCGGttaaaccttagaaatagttttgatgctaatgacatgtcattaagctATGgtgttggctttgggccatgatatcgaCACTTCGAGTGTGAGTGATACCTTTATTTGGCTactggccatggtataggtattcagAGAGGAGTTAATTTGATTTGGCTGCGGGCCatagtataggtacttatcgattgagaTCTTAAGTATCCGACTATTATTCTCAATTGCTCAACGGGTAAAGAATGATAtgtttgagaaagaggttagtacgaggtggtacaggtacgtacgaaaTCGAACCTATTCGAATATTACATTGAAAAAGTTCAATGAAATTATATGGGATCATGTTTAAAGACATgggaaaggtttgtagttaatgtgattTTGATTTGGTAATCTTAAAAATGGTtgaattacatttatttgatgaattgagttattcacttatgaacttactaagctatgaagcttactgtgtgtaatttgtctatgttttatagataatcaaagctagcttggactcggggatcatcgggaacatcatcgcactatcaaataCTTAAGTTAGTACTTTTaagatacatacatatatatatatatatatatatatatatatatatatggtatatgacatgtataggctagttatggtattttggttgtgaatataaccatgagacttggcttataatgtatatgttttgatttGTATAGATTGCCATCTGTGATGGTTtagtttggtatgttttggtataaatgtggcTAAGGTTTCATAGTTGTTCAAATGGTAATGTTTTGAGTttagtaaaggaattatatggtataaattgtgcatttggttgatgattttgggatGCTTATTGTATGATgaattggtaccattttggttgctaaGTGTACATGAGAAaatggtggcaaattggctttgcaaatagcctatttttgtccacacggacagagacacgggcgtgtgtctcaaccatgtacgACACACGCATGGTCAtgctacacggctgtgtgtcccctagtgtgcCCTTTCGAATTAAGATAGTATAacttacagttttgacacggcctagacacacggcgtGTGGCTaaccgtgtggcccaagtcagtaacccttccaattttcccacggccatggcacatgggcgtgtcttcggCCTTGTaatgcaagtcaatatgtatgccctgttttcacacggtctgtggCACGGACGTGTCTAGTAACcgtgtgtgaggcacatggcatgtttacatgggcgtgtgacccttaaatgcaagaaatttttgtatatttcttaaagtttgcaaatgttatcggtttagtcccgaacctcttttaaacatattttaaagtctcgtaaagccttataagggacaatgtggatTATTTGAATGGATGTTGATTATGAATACTTAAATGTATGTAAATGAGGTGTattttttggtaatgcctcgtaatcttatttcggtgacggatacaggttatgggtgttacagatTCGATACGTTaatagtatcctcatctgttctgatcaggtaaatttcgaggtcgaaatttctttttagggggtagagtaaCGCCCTAAATTTCTTTTGTCCGCTTTTGTAAAATTTTACCACAaatgtgtatttgcttcagtggttaagtgttctggaagTGTTAGAGAGGTCTTGGGTTTAAGTCTTACctttggtaaattttggtatttttctaacTTAAGCCTTATACTTGCTCAGTAGGCTTCTATTAGATTGTTTGTAAAACCATAAtagaatgagcctgctagttcaagtggtaagggaaTTGGTGTTGAGGATCCTGTGTTTGAATCTCTGCGTGAGCGTGGGAGCTTATTTTTGCTTATTTGACTGAGAGAGTTTTGGTCAAATAGGACTTCTGAGGAGTTAAGTAGTGTGTTAGTGGGGAGATTTCTAAGGGAATTTGGGGGTTGTCAGTATTTATTGGTTgttaagtttttattttctttttttacgAAAATTCTTTCCTTCTGACGTTCTGCTTCCTCACCTTTCTGCCGAAATTTCTCTTAAACTTCCCTTCTCCTTTTGTTTCCTTTCATTTTCCCTAATCAATCTTTTATTTTGTTGTGTGAGTTGCACTCATACGGGTTCGGTAAGTTCTCTTCTTTTCGTCTTAATCAAGTAGCAAGTGAACATggatttgatttttcttttttctataaTTATTGGTATAGGAGAAGGCCTGAACGATGAATTTCACTTCTATTGTTTTAGCGGTACTAAAGGAGGTTTTTTGTCGATGGTAAGTCAAGTTTCTGTAAGTTTATTATTGTCGAAATTTGTTAAGCATTTGCTAAACCGATGTCGGGTACTCCGGTTATAGGTTCTGGTGGTCTTAGGATTGCGTTAGCTACAAAAGTGAACTAGGTCTGTACCTGAAACGTAAAAAAATAAGGTTCAACGAAAGCCAAAAAACCCCACTGTCgacgtcacacggctgtgtggtaggccgtgtgcaatgacacggtcgtgtgaacgACAAAGGCCAGGCTATGCGCAAGACACAACCATGTGATGGCTGGAGTGTGGTCGTGTGGGCAACACGGGCTAAACCAAATTGGGCGTGTGGTAActgggccaagccgtgtgatccaTAGAAGCAAGGCTAATTTGGGCATGTGGGCTACATGAGCGTATGGGcccatattattaaaattttccgTAAGGTCGTATAGGTCGTCctaatcgactgtgggcctaccgtagggtcaGTAAATGCTATCTAACCCTATAACCAAATGATCTGTTAGACTGAAATATGGTTATGATTATGCTTATGTTTGTTTATCTGTTATCTGATTATGAAAGCATGTTAAGCttgatttatttgttaattttgtatgCATGTTCTGTTACCGTGATTGGGGTGGGATGatgtatattggaggaagtgttctgaaaggtaGACTATGCCTAATATCTGGTAGCACAGCTACATTATATCTGATATGTGCTACATTGGTACagtgtggtgtgtagggctgggtgggtgttttaaacctcataaggtgtgtagggatggtcggagatggtgtgtagaggataggggtaggattctgatatcTGATTTTCATATCTGTAACTGTATCTGTAtctgaaatgggctcaggcccgaaTCTGTATCTGTATCTAACATGGGCACAGGCCCGATTTGTGTATCTGACTGATTTGTGATACTCTGTATGTGTACATGCTTAATGCtgctgggttacacactgagtttacgtaaacttaccccttttcTATTTGTCTGTACAAGTAACCCACAATCTAAAGTGGATCCGTGCAGCggaggactcaacggtgaccacctattttactattttattttgtttttgggtTATTAAGTTTTGGCATTGAGGTTGTATTTTCTGAGACTCTGGACTCTTTAAAATTTTGATGTTGGTTTTGGGCTTTTGGTTTTTACTTATTTATAACTGTGATGGTTTTTCTAAAATCTTGAACGGATTTTTTGGATACAACATTTTTTACAAGCTTTTGCTACAAACACGTTTTATCTCTAAATGATTAAATGAAAGAAagctttgaaattaataataactCTAAAGGCTAATGAACTGGAAAGGTTTTAACTTAACGACAATGGTTCTTTTTAACGCATTTCATGTGCCACTTCTgaatttggccataatgtctaggtcgggtATTACAAAAACAAGCAGATCTTGGCTGTTTTTGGGTCGGGTCTCCAAGTTggcaaaacgacatcgtttcagGTGTTCACCTTCTAAAATAAtctaaggaccaaattgaaacaaaGGTAGAAATAAGtggcaaaataaaaaaataaaaaatggataGGACTAGATCAAAATAGGTTTCAAAAGCGGAAGAGCCTATCGCGCAATTATCCCCTCCAGcaaaaacatgcggatcctaAGGGAAGGATCGGGTCGGACGCGGGTTGGCCCCAAAATGACAACGTTTTGGGGCATTTTAAGATGCGTTGAAAAGGCGTCGTTTAGCACGAgctatataagttaaaaattgaaccaaaaaatcatttttaaatcttttttttttaaaaaaacacttagcctttttttgttttctttctagCCTCCTTTTGTCCAGCAATCACGTCTGGCGAGGCCCACGGAGGCTGCCGGTCTCCGGCGACGGACTTCGTAATTCTCGGTGGccggaaaaagaaaaaataacctTTTTTAGCCTTTCGACCCCTCCAAACCCAGATCTGAGATTGCTTTTATTAAAAAAACCTGTCAAAATAGCAGAAATCTCTAGAGAACCTTTcgattttttgaattttgaaaacccCTATACCCGGAAGATGTCATCTTTCATCGGAGATGATTGTCCTTGGCCACTTAGGACGGCAAAACGCAAAGAGCCTGGTAggttttcaaccctttttattttatgtttttcttATGAAATAAATTCGtaacaaataaagaaaaaaaatcaccttTTGGATTTTTGAATTTTGTTTTTGATTACTCTTTTTGtgtgtgtaaaaaaaaaaatacaaagtaGTTGttgtggcttttatagcctaaTTACAACACTATTTGTTActattcttttgttttttttttgttgtttctaTTGCTTTGCATGTTTGCACTTGCATCGGTATTTGTTTCTTCCTTTTTATAGGTGACAGTCGTAGAGGAGTGGCAGACAGCACGCCTGCGCGTGTAGAAGCTACGACTTAGGGTTTTCTTTTTTTGGTTTTTACTGGATATGTTTATGTTGTTGGGCAACGGGCCACTTAGGGTTTTCTTTGTATTTTGGGCTTGTACTTTTTTATTATTTGGGCctgtaattttgttaatggacTGTTATTTATTAAGGCCTGATCAAATTTGGGCATTTACACTTTTTAAAgagtaaaaaatattattttgaaggTATTTTTAATAGGGAGTTGAgaaaaaaattagataaattttaaaagtGATTTGAGAAAAAAATTGGAAACATTTTAGAAGGGAATTATGAAAAACGAATATCGTGTTGATAACGtattatcaaataaataataaagagaattaaagaaacagaaATGTAAAACTGTACTTTTAAGATGTTTGTAATTCTTTTCCAGACCTATATTTATAGGTAATATAAAACTCtacttttaataaatattaaagtattaatgtatattagaggtgatcatgggtagGGCCGGCCGGGTTGGAGTTCAAGgggcccaaataaaattttaggctcgTCTACTAGGCCCGAGCCTGGCCCGcccaaatatgggcctaaaattttgcccaagcccgaccgaaataaaattactaagcttaGAGCCTGGCCCGactgcccatattaattttttttcttatttcattaaataaaaaatttaaaaatataataaatcaaatatatttaaaaacataaaaataaatattaaaacaaataaaaataatactaaaacaattcttaaaacaatacacaaattaacaatataataaaaatagttatattaaaatttaaaataattaaaaaaataaaaaaatatattaatatataattggtaaGTAGAACCGGCCAAAAAACTCTTACTCGAGGCCTGCCCGTTTTTAAACAGACCtcgtttttgcccaagcccatttttcgcctatattttacccaaaccTCCCATTTTTCTAAGGGGCCTTGAGGCGGTAGGCACGCCCAACCCATGATCACTCTAATGTATATCAAAGTTATCTTGGTCTTAATGGGTATttacttaataataaaatatttataacaaataaatatatgtattaaaatttttcaaccatATAAGCGTACATAAGCTactatttgtttaaatttaaaattttaattaaatacaaGTCTAGATGataagtaaataataaacaaattgaaTTATGATTAAATGAAACATACTCATCTTTGATATTTCAAAactcacatatatttattttgatatcatatattAAAGTAGGTAGAATGCATAGGAAGAGGCAAaacaatatttatataaataaatatatatgccTCATTTTGGATTAATAAATATTATTGTATTTTGATACATGTATGCATGCATTGTGAAGTTTCTAATATTAATGGTATCCATTTTCACTATTGCCATTTTCACTTCTAGCtcctccaccaccaccaccaccaccaccaccaccaccacctctaGCTCCACCACCATTGTTGTGCCCACCTTCCTCTCCACCACCATTACCATGCCCACCTCTAGCTCCACCACCACCATTACCACCTCTAGCTCCATCACCATTGTTGTGCCCACCTTCCTCTCCACCACCACCACTGGGACAACCCTTGCCCTCAAGTCCTAAGACACCTCCCTGTGTTAAGTActtctctttctcttcttttgtacTCACTACATTTTTGCCATGCCCATCTTTAGCTCCACCACCATGCCCACCGTAGGAATTACCCCTTTCCCAAGCTCCAAGGTTATCTCCCTACGTTAAGTACTCTTCCTCCTCTTTTATACTCACCACATTTTTAGCAATCACATTCACTAAAAACACATTAAaactgttataggccaattttggcccgatTATTTTTAAGATTCAGGAGTCCAATTACATTAAACCCGTTTACAACTAAAACCCAACAAATCAAACCCAAAATATTACCCAAACCCGAATGGCCTACTAAAGCATAAACCAACCTAATACCCAAACCCAACATACATCAGCCCAATAACCACTACCCAATACCCAACCAACATCATCAAACCCAAGCCCACCTAAAATAAATCCCTAACCTATTACAAACAACCCATAGcccaaacccaaaacaaaaaaacaaaatacCTAACCCTAATCAACCCTTAGCCGAACCACCTGCCCACCTGCCCTCTAACACTAGCCACCAACACCATCCCCTGGCGCCACCAGCTCTGCTCCACCGCCACAATACCTGCAAACATTAAACACGAAGAGATGggaacaatataaaaataaatgtaaaaGGGTTATAAAACCCGAATGAAATGTTGTAAAAAAAGGGGGGAGAGGACGAATTTTTGATAAATGAAAGTAGCATATTCGGCCATTTCAAGCAATAGATTCCAGTGATACCAAAAACACAGGTATAACATCAAAACGGGCAACTAAAATACCGATATCAAAGTCTAAGgtgatttaatcttttattttcattttattttcagaTCTACTTTTATACACTTCACACATATATTAAAACAAGTAAAAAGTCATaacaaaaatacaaaataataaaaggcaaaaaaaaatggaaaaattttacctttccggccaccgtgtacggtggctgGCGCCGGCGACGGACGGTGGTCCGACGGTCGACCGGTGACAGGCCCATGGCCGGATTCCCTCCCCCTCTCCctcttctctcctttttttttctttctaccgttcaaatgatttttaaaatttttttttttgtcttttatagggaccaaaacgatgcgttttggtcccccccaTTAAACctgaaacggcgccgttttggccctgggtcgggtcgacccgacccgctccaattaggatccgcgtgtttttatagcggaagggctaattgcacttttggCCCTTccgtatttttgttattttacaatcaagtttttcgttattttaatttggcccaaaATACGTTgtgttttgcaatttagtccccttACATACGCTACGTTTTGACAAGAGGGGTAATTGCTATTTTGGTCCTCCTAGGTTACGCACGTGTTGCGTAATGAcccttttttctttatttcttttcaaattcgccccaaaattttgttttatgttcgatttagtcctttttgtgttagtttactattttattttcaaattacttgttattattttctgttatttagtattattaattataatctatatacttataatatttatttattacatgCAGTAGTGTATATTTACTATGTACGTATATGTATATGCATATTTATTGATGGTATTACTTTATTACTTCattttaatatctttattatatttgttttttttatttcaatattattatcattattatcatgTATTAGCGtatgatattttatatatatgtatatgtatttaatatacttatgtattatattatatatatatatatatttttatacgttATATGCGCTTTtaacattatattttatatattattagggatatacattttcaatattatattatttagattatttatgtactatctcatgtatatattttctatattatccttattattattgttattaatatatgttttattatatacgtataaacatacttttattattattttaccttattatatttattatttattttaacatattattatttatatcatcattttacttaattttgtttatatattatattttctcttttacttttatatttattattttcattatatttattctttacttattattatttatgtatatatattttaaatcccATGTTATGTATAGacatttctaatatgtatttctTTAAgtgatattattatatatattttagtacatatatatgtatacttatgtgaatattcttttagcatgtgctatatatacatatatttttattctatattatggatgtatatttctaatattatattacgttctcatatatattatgtatttacttTGGTatcataattatatattttatacgaTCTTATGTACATACTACTATTTTACGTCCATTTAAGTAGCATTGTTAATGGTTGTTCTTCACTATTATTATCCCTAGTATTTATACTATGCATACATTTTCTAATACTTtatcacatatatgtatatatatttttattgtattatgTACGtgttattattatatctattttaccctactatatttattattaatattagtacatatattttattattcttgtatacatattttatatatagtatgtgacatccctaaattgaccctagtcggaaagtggtttcgggaccactaaacctagtcataataataattaaccatcataattgatgctcattatatgcatatatgcatgtgtgaaaatttcatgtttggattttgttaattgtaagtgaatttttatcaaataggacttatgtgagaaaatttagaaatgtgctaggcaaatgtaaggtggcctattaatacatgtgggaaagtgttgtccttgcatgtcaaattagccaaaatgaagcatgatggtcggccatgctatgagtggaaacatgttgccaacatgtttagttagtggattatgtagaaagaataaagaaatgaaaaaaaaaaaaagaaagagaatatgaagaaaaacaaagaaaaggaaaaaaaaagtgttcattctctcattttctccttgcttggccgaatgtactaagaagaaaggggggggaaagcttgagaaaatcagccatgggagtttgctagactaaggtatgttgatgttatccatgagattcatgcatgtttttagttgatagtttgagttccacctaacccatggtctaaacctttaccatgaaatggggatgatattcggccatgggtgttgtcttcttggtatcattgatgtttgatgtttgatgttgtggtggtgaggcatgaagatgagttaagtttcggctaaggtgggtttgtttggatgtcatttgcatgctaagtgtcaagctttgtaatgatatatgtgtatggtgtctttgatgttgtgaatggaagtagaagaaaagtaaaagaaatttatgtagaaatgtgatgtatgtggattcataggatgttacaaataggtgtgaagctatgctagaagagaaaagaaattcggccaagtgttcatgggaggaaaactaagtgtttgaaagaataaaaaaatgatgccataattgatagtataggtattcgccatttaatcaagtgtgtaggtgatgttacatcaattttagcacattcggctatagataggcatgttgataatctcatttagacaattagacataaaagggtggtaatgaggttgaaaattgttgaatggctagttgggtaatgaatgaagcattgaccatatggggtaaaaatgggtcatatgctcatgagataaaattttgtgaattgatgtattaatgatgatagtatagttgatgtcatgt encodes:
- the LOC108475204 gene encoding glycine-rich cell wall structural protein 1.0-like, producing MEIRVVPVRSLIRNLTSRSGGIVAVEQSWWRQGMVLVASVRGQGDNLGAWERGNSYGGHGGGAKDGHGKNVVSTKEEKEKYLTQGGVLGLEGKGCPSGGGGEEGGHNNGDGARGGNGGGGARGGHGNGGGEEGGHNNGGGARGGGGGGGGGGGGGARSENGNSENGYH